Proteins found in one Parasteatoda tepidariorum isolate YZ-2023 chromosome 7, CAS_Ptep_4.0, whole genome shotgun sequence genomic segment:
- the LOC122269340 gene encoding uncharacterized protein, with amino-acid sequence MTFPILPVIMMMNQYKYLMGTYKPTPMIMQHFSIYEQPKKNIQVHHFIAVGNRDTKHTLVPYILTDNTVTTAADESTTAVSATSTAAGGSEPTAEPTTTSTESSSTVNESSAVTEESLATIDESSATFEESSATAAESSVTAAESSATAAESSATETESTESATESAETETEATEAETTEATEAADA; translated from the exons atgacttTTCCCATTTTACCTGTGATAATGATGATGAACCAGTACAAGTATCTTATGGGCACGTACAAACCAACGCCAATGATTATGCAGCATTTCTCAATATACGAACAGCCGAAGAAGAATATACAGGTACACCATTTTATTGCGGTGGGAAATCGTG atacgAAGCACACACTGGTGCCTTATATATTAACAGATAATACTGTAACAACAGCAGCTGATGAATCAACAACAGCTGTATCTGCCACATCCACAGCAGCTGGGGGATCAGAACCAACAGCTGAACCTACCACTACTTCAACTGAATCATCATCAACTGTAAATGAATCATCAGCAGTTACAGAGGAATCATTAGCAACTATAGATGAATCATCAGCAACTTTCGAGGAATCATCAGCAACTGCAGCTGAATCATCAGTAACTGCAGCTGAATCATCAGCAACTGCAGCTGAATCATCAGCAACTGAGACTGAATCAACAGAATCGGCAACTGAATCTGCAGAAACTGAAACTGAAGCAACTGAAGCTGAAACGACTGAAGCAACTGAAGCTGCAGATGCATAG
- the LOC110283572 gene encoding uncharacterized protein isoform X1 → MKVALPLMYLIINSCYHNENKLKRPVFRQKIYPKAHYFIAEKQKLPTSNEATTSSSEATTSSKKATTAYIEATTSFNEATTTSNRATTPFTKATTTFIAATTTSQRATTSSNKETTSFNEATTSNEATTSNEATTSNEETTSNEETTSNEETTLNEETTSNEETTSNDATTSNIATTSPNEETTTLGEMFIIVTI, encoded by the exons ATGAAAGTTGCTCTTcctttaatgtatttaattattaattcttgcTATCataacgaaaataaattaaaacgacCGGTTTTTAGACAGAAAATTTATCCAAAAGCGCATTATTTCATTGCAG AAAAACAAAAGCTGCCAACTTCAAATGAAGCAACTACTTCTTCCAGCGAAGCAACTACTTCTTCTAAAAAAGCTACTACTGCTTACATCGAAGCAACTACCTCTTTCAACGAGGCAACCACTACTTCTAACAGAGCTACTACTCCTTTCACTAAGGCAACTACTACTTTCATTGCAGCAACTACCACTTCTCAGAGAGCAACTACTTCTTCCAACAAAGAAACAACTTCTTTCAACGAAGCAACTACTTCGAACGAAGCAACTACTTCGAACGAAGCAACTACTTCGAACGAAGAAACTACTTCGAATGAAGAAACTACTTCGAACGAAGAAACTACTTTGAACGAAGAAACTACTTCGAATGAAGAAACTACTTCCAACGATGCAACTACTTCAAACATAGCAACTACTTCTCCCAACGAAGAAACTACAACACTCGGCGAGATGTTCATCATCGTAACTATCTAA
- the LOC110283572 gene encoding uncharacterized protein isoform X2, with product MGSSLYFQFLRLREKQKLPTSNEATTSSSEATTSSKKATTAYIEATTSFNEATTTSNRATTPFTKATTTFIAATTTSQRATTSSNKETTSFNEATTSNEATTSNEATTSNEETTSNEETTSNEETTLNEETTSNEETTSNDATTSNIATTSPNEETTTLGEMFIIVTI from the coding sequence AAAAACAAAAGCTGCCAACTTCAAATGAAGCAACTACTTCTTCCAGCGAAGCAACTACTTCTTCTAAAAAAGCTACTACTGCTTACATCGAAGCAACTACCTCTTTCAACGAGGCAACCACTACTTCTAACAGAGCTACTACTCCTTTCACTAAGGCAACTACTACTTTCATTGCAGCAACTACCACTTCTCAGAGAGCAACTACTTCTTCCAACAAAGAAACAACTTCTTTCAACGAAGCAACTACTTCGAACGAAGCAACTACTTCGAACGAAGCAACTACTTCGAACGAAGAAACTACTTCGAATGAAGAAACTACTTCGAACGAAGAAACTACTTTGAACGAAGAAACTACTTCGAATGAAGAAACTACTTCCAACGATGCAACTACTTCAAACATAGCAACTACTTCTCCCAACGAAGAAACTACAACACTCGGCGAGATGTTCATCATCGTAACTATCTAA